One region of Desulfitobacterium chlororespirans DSM 11544 genomic DNA includes:
- a CDS encoding metal ABC transporter permease, translated as MSVIAILEYDFMRRAFIVGILLAVIIPCIGIIVVLKRLSMIGDALSHTSLAGVAAGLIMGINPILGAVTACIAAALGIEFIRKKIPKFSEMSIAIVMSAGIGLAGVLSGHVKNAANFNSFLFGSIVSISDFEMILVAGISCIVMLAFILLYKELFYIALDERAARLAGIPVGVINFIFTILTAVTVSVAARTVGALIVSSMMVVPVACAMQVGKSYRQTVIYGVIFAVAFTVTGLFLSYYLKLKPGGTIVLIGVLCLVVMLLIKQIISMLRRTEFKM; from the coding sequence ATGAGTGTGATTGCCATTCTGGAATATGATTTTATGCGCCGGGCTTTTATCGTGGGAATTCTGCTGGCCGTGATTATTCCCTGTATTGGCATCATCGTGGTCCTGAAGCGCCTCTCCATGATCGGCGATGCCTTGTCCCATACCTCTCTGGCCGGTGTGGCCGCCGGCCTGATCATGGGAATCAACCCTATACTGGGTGCGGTTACGGCCTGTATCGCCGCTGCTTTGGGCATTGAGTTTATCCGTAAAAAAATCCCCAAATTCTCAGAGATGTCCATCGCCATCGTGATGTCGGCAGGCATCGGTTTGGCCGGGGTGTTATCCGGTCATGTCAAAAATGCGGCCAATTTTAACAGCTTTTTGTTTGGAAGCATCGTATCGATCAGTGATTTTGAAATGATCCTGGTGGCAGGCATCAGTTGTATCGTGATGCTTGCTTTCATCCTTTTGTACAAAGAGTTATTCTATATTGCCTTGGATGAAAGGGCGGCACGGCTGGCGGGCATTCCGGTGGGTGTGATCAATTTTATCTTTACCATACTGACGGCGGTAACGGTATCCGTTGCCGCCCGCACGGTGGGAGCGCTGATCGTTTCCTCAATGATGGTTGTTCCGGTGGCTTGCGCCATGCAGGTTGGCAAAAGTTATCGGCAGACGGTTATTTATGGGGTCATCTTTGCGGTTGCTTTTACAGTGACTGGATTGTTTCTATCCTATTACCTGAAGTTGAAACCCGGGGGCACTATCGTCCTGATCGGCGTCCTCTGCCTGGTCGTGATGTTGCTTATCAAGCAAATAATTTCCATGCTTAGGCGAACGGAGTTTAAAATGTAG
- a CDS encoding HAMP domain-containing sensor histidine kinase, translated as MNRAKREYKLSQTLMITAVLACLASALLFLGLQYLSRGIIHDYCKKPEVISAHIEKKITSLRQYIKDNHISLSDLSELDNWMRGKELTEIVIYHDNMLIYSSHTLSPSFSFPSQPKFPDFYLWHNKYILTFQEGTAEVFIKDFFEHRYIDYITYFNLLVFFLCFITIMVFFIHKKVSYINTLEKEIRILEGGDLHYSITIKGNDELASLAQEIDEMRKAFIAREDYAERVRVATNTLMAGVSHDLRTPLTALIGYLEVLEGEDIPARESPFLRKCKNRALQIKDLINHLFDYFFISTNDYKEIDLKHYPAQEVLREMIHEHIYLMEQSGFTVSSTIELPERTIKVDPGMIQRIFDNMLSNVQRHADPAHPIRLYSTIDSGELVLVFENHGQHSLEPTPKTGLGLNNCQKIMLLHQGWFIYRQNDHVFTVQLSFPLI; from the coding sequence TTGAATAGGGCAAAACGTGAATATAAGCTGTCCCAAACCTTGATGATAACGGCTGTTTTGGCATGCCTTGCTTCCGCTTTGCTTTTTCTCGGTCTGCAATACCTATCCCGCGGCATCATCCACGATTATTGCAAAAAACCGGAAGTAATTTCTGCTCATATCGAGAAAAAAATAACCAGCCTGCGGCAGTATATTAAAGACAATCATATCTCTTTGTCGGACCTGTCCGAATTGGATAATTGGATGCGGGGGAAGGAATTAACGGAGATTGTGATTTATCACGACAATATGTTGATCTATAGTTCGCATACCCTGTCGCCGAGCTTTTCTTTTCCCAGCCAACCCAAATTTCCCGACTTTTATCTATGGCATAATAAATATATATTGACTTTCCAGGAGGGAACCGCTGAAGTTTTTATCAAGGACTTTTTTGAACACCGTTATATAGATTATATTACTTATTTTAATTTGCTGGTGTTCTTCCTCTGTTTCATTACCATCATGGTCTTTTTCATCCATAAAAAGGTGTCCTATATCAATACCTTGGAAAAGGAAATAAGGATTTTAGAAGGGGGCGATCTCCATTACTCAATTACCATCAAGGGCAACGATGAACTGGCCTCTCTGGCCCAGGAAATTGATGAAATGCGCAAAGCGTTCATCGCACGGGAAGACTACGCTGAACGGGTTCGAGTGGCCACCAACACCTTGATGGCCGGTGTCTCCCATGATCTCCGCACCCCTCTTACGGCATTAATCGGCTATCTGGAGGTGCTGGAAGGTGAAGATATCCCGGCCAGGGAAAGCCCTTTCCTTCGCAAATGCAAAAATCGGGCCCTGCAAATTAAAGACTTGATTAACCATCTGTTTGACTACTTTTTTATATCCACCAACGATTATAAGGAGATTGACTTAAAGCATTACCCTGCTCAAGAAGTACTGAGAGAAATGATCCATGAGCATATCTATTTAATGGAACAGAGTGGCTTTACTGTTTCCTCCACTATTGAGCTGCCTGAGAGAACGATCAAGGTGGACCCAGGCATGATTCAGAGAATATTTGACAATATGCTCTCCAATGTGCAAAGGCATGCTGATCCTGCTCATCCGATCCGGTTGTATAGCACCATTGACTCCGGGGAGTTGGTTTTAGTCTTTGAAAATCATGGTCAGCATTCTCTGGAACCTACTCCCAAAACAGGCCTGGGCTTAAATAATTGCCAAAAAATCATGCTCCTGCATCAGGGGTGGTTTATATATAGGCAAAACGATCATGTATTCACAGTTCAACTTTCTTTCCCGCTTATCTAA
- a CDS encoding Fur family transcriptional regulator, with the protein MKEVNNNWPAGVKRTKPRESVLSVLEHAPKPLSAVEICSEIEKEGEAPWLSTIYRILELFVKKGVVVKIAVLNNEMALYELNRFQHKHYAICLGCHKIVTMNNCPMEKFIPKIEDDDFRVLGHNLEVYGYCRECSVK; encoded by the coding sequence ATGAAAGAAGTAAACAATAACTGGCCTGCCGGTGTCAAAAGAACCAAACCGCGGGAGAGTGTACTTTCTGTCCTTGAGCATGCCCCCAAGCCTCTCAGTGCTGTGGAGATCTGTTCCGAGATCGAAAAAGAAGGGGAAGCCCCCTGGCTGTCCACCATTTATCGGATACTGGAGCTTTTTGTCAAGAAAGGCGTAGTTGTTAAAATTGCCGTGCTGAACAATGAGATGGCCCTTTATGAACTGAACCGTTTTCAGCATAAGCATTACGCCATCTGTTTGGGCTGCCATAAAATTGTCACGATGAATAATTGCCCGATGGAGAAATTTATCCCGAAAATCGAGGATGATGATTTCCGGGTGCTGGGCCATAATTTAGAAGTGTACGGCTACTGCCGGGAATGCTCTGTTAAATAA
- a CDS encoding ATP-binding protein, which produces MFVGRAEELQFLQDRFTARGGQLVILYGRRRVGKTETLRKFCQGKSHVFYACTESPDEQQLTAFSERMLQKGLPAAQYIKRFSDWTQALGSVAELPGEEKKLLVIDEFPYMVKGNGAIPSILQNLWDEKLKNENVLIILCGSAMSFIEKEILAEKNPLYGRATGILKMKAMDFYDAIQFVPHYSSLDKITTYAVLGGIPHYLKQFDDSLSLGENIRLNILSRGSILYSEVEFLMRQELRETATYNAIIEAVAMGNTRMNDIHQKTQIEKTKLSVYLKNLIDLGVLTREFPVADGVKAQANIQRGVYQVTDSFFRFWYAFVFPNLSELEAGDAEGVWRYVVKPELDRYTSYVFEDICRQYLRRKNRKNALPFRFTKIGRWWNKTDELDIMATDQNKQRFLLGECKYKNSAFNLSELRQMQAKFMPKDKNNRIDYWLFSKSGFTDEVIRAAVEQGIQTVTADQLIE; this is translated from the coding sequence GTGTTTGTTGGACGTGCAGAGGAATTACAGTTTTTACAGGATCGCTTCACCGCTAGAGGCGGGCAGCTTGTAATCCTGTACGGACGTCGACGGGTGGGTAAGACCGAGACTCTACGGAAGTTTTGCCAGGGCAAGTCCCATGTGTTTTACGCTTGCACAGAGAGCCCCGATGAGCAACAGCTGACCGCATTCAGCGAGCGGATGCTGCAAAAAGGGCTGCCCGCGGCGCAATACATCAAACGCTTCTCCGACTGGACGCAGGCGCTGGGAAGTGTCGCAGAGTTGCCGGGTGAGGAGAAAAAACTGCTGGTCATAGACGAGTTTCCCTATATGGTCAAGGGCAACGGCGCTATTCCATCCATCCTGCAAAATCTGTGGGATGAGAAGCTGAAAAATGAGAATGTACTGATTATTCTCTGCGGCAGCGCCATGTCTTTTATTGAGAAGGAAATTTTAGCAGAGAAAAATCCGCTGTATGGACGGGCCACCGGTATTCTCAAGATGAAGGCGATGGATTTTTACGATGCCATTCAGTTCGTGCCCCACTACAGCTCGCTGGATAAGATCACCACCTATGCCGTGCTGGGCGGCATCCCACACTACCTGAAACAGTTTGACGACAGCTTGTCATTAGGTGAAAATATCCGGCTCAATATCCTCTCCCGAGGCAGTATCTTGTACAGTGAGGTAGAATTTCTCATGCGGCAGGAATTGCGGGAAACGGCTACTTACAACGCCATCATTGAGGCGGTGGCCATGGGTAACACCAGGATGAACGACATCCATCAGAAAACACAGATTGAAAAAACCAAACTGAGTGTCTATCTGAAGAATCTCATCGACCTTGGCGTCCTGACTCGGGAGTTTCCAGTAGCGGACGGCGTCAAGGCACAGGCAAATATTCAGCGGGGAGTGTATCAGGTTACCGACAGCTTCTTCCGCTTTTGGTATGCTTTTGTGTTCCCCAACCTGTCCGAGCTGGAGGCAGGAGACGCCGAGGGTGTTTGGCGCTATGTGGTGAAGCCGGAGCTGGACAGATATACCTCTTATGTATTTGAGGACATTTGCCGTCAGTATTTGCGCCGGAAAAATCGGAAAAATGCTCTGCCCTTTCGCTTCACTAAGATTGGACGTTGGTGGAACAAGACCGATGAGCTGGACATAATGGCTACCGACCAAAACAAACAAAGATTTCTCTTGGGTGAATGCAAGTATAAAAACAGTGCGTTTAACCTTTCCGAGCTGAGGCAGATGCAGGCGAAGTTCATGCCAAAAGATAAAAACAACCGGATAGATTACTGGCTGTTCTCCAAAAGTGGCTTCACCGACGAGGTTATTCGCGCTGCGGTGGAGCAAGGCATTCAAACGGTGACAGCGGATCAATTGATTGAATAG
- a CDS encoding ABC transporter ATP-binding protein, whose product MLKAAQPLLKVENLSIGFSQYFRGTQKRLIQPIANLHVDIAEGEIVAVVGASGSGKSLLAHAVLGILPTNAICSGSIMYRGEELTKRRKEELRGREISFIPQSVNYLDPLMPVGKQVQIGLAKQKAQERQNMLFAHYGLKESDGKLYPHELSGGMLRRVLFATSVREGVKLVIADEPTPGIHPQALAEILKQLQQFAREGAGVMLITHDIMSALEIADRVAVIKDGQTIEISPVSAFSGTGEQLQTDYARKLWRALPQNDFACQELRWEA is encoded by the coding sequence ATGCTTAAAGCAGCCCAACCTTTATTGAAAGTAGAAAATCTGTCCATTGGGTTTTCCCAATATTTTAGAGGAACTCAAAAACGTCTCATACAGCCCATTGCCAACCTTCATGTGGATATCGCTGAAGGGGAGATCGTCGCGGTTGTGGGGGCCAGCGGCTCAGGGAAAAGTTTGCTGGCCCATGCCGTTCTGGGAATTCTCCCTACCAATGCCATTTGCTCCGGTAGTATTATGTATCGTGGTGAAGAATTAACCAAAAGGCGCAAAGAAGAACTGAGGGGCCGGGAAATCTCCTTTATACCTCAGTCGGTTAATTATCTGGATCCCTTGATGCCGGTGGGCAAACAGGTCCAGATTGGCTTGGCTAAACAAAAAGCACAAGAAAGGCAGAACATGCTGTTTGCCCATTACGGCTTAAAAGAAAGCGACGGAAAGCTTTATCCCCATGAACTATCGGGAGGTATGCTGCGCAGGGTGCTGTTTGCTACCAGCGTCAGAGAGGGAGTAAAGCTGGTTATAGCTGATGAACCAACCCCCGGCATCCATCCCCAGGCTCTGGCGGAAATCCTTAAACAGCTGCAGCAGTTTGCCCGGGAAGGGGCCGGAGTGATGCTCATCACCCATGATATCATGTCCGCCCTTGAAATTGCCGATCGCGTTGCTGTGATTAAGGATGGACAAACTATAGAGATCTCCCCGGTATCTGCCTTTTCCGGAACGGGGGAACAGCTGCAAACAGACTATGCCAGAAAATTATGGCGGGCCTTACCACAAAATGATTTTGCCTGCCAGGAATTGAGGTGGGAAGCATAA
- a CDS encoding ABC transporter permease, with protein MSQKILRRFLRMITLMLGLSILTFWLIHLSPIDPVNAYAISDTSMSQQQLEKLKEYWGVNKSPVEQYFSWAGALLQGDFGMSKLYRVPVIDIIKSRAMTSFALMGTAWLLSGVFGYILGAVAAMRRGKLLDRFIKWYSYILVSIPTFLLALILLLVFAVWLGMFPIGLTKPIGLADADVTLVDRLRHFILPALTLSLLGVANIAMHTREKMIDILNTEYVTFARARGETTWQIFKNHGFRNSIIPAISIQFAYFSELFGGSVLAEQVFAYPGLGSTLTTAGLKGDLPLLLGIILIASLFVFIGNFIADILNTIVDPRIKRGELRC; from the coding sequence ATGTCTCAAAAAATCCTCAGGCGCTTTCTGCGCATGATTACCCTGATGCTTGGCTTATCCATCCTGACCTTCTGGTTGATCCATTTGTCTCCGATTGATCCGGTCAATGCCTATGCGATCAGTGATACCTCGATGTCGCAGCAACAGCTGGAAAAGCTGAAGGAATACTGGGGGGTTAACAAATCTCCTGTGGAACAGTATTTTTCCTGGGCAGGGGCCCTGCTGCAGGGTGATTTTGGTATGTCCAAGCTGTATAGAGTCCCCGTTATCGACATTATTAAAAGCAGAGCCATGACATCCTTTGCGCTCATGGGAACAGCATGGCTCTTGTCCGGTGTTTTCGGCTATATACTGGGAGCGGTGGCCGCCATGAGAAGAGGGAAGCTGCTGGATCGCTTTATTAAATGGTACAGTTATATTCTAGTTTCCATACCCACTTTCTTGCTGGCTTTAATTTTACTGCTTGTATTTGCAGTTTGGTTAGGAATGTTTCCGATTGGCCTGACTAAACCTATTGGTTTAGCGGATGCCGATGTTACTTTGGTGGATCGCCTCCGCCATTTCATTCTCCCCGCCTTGACGTTAAGCCTTTTAGGGGTTGCCAATATCGCCATGCATACCCGGGAAAAAATGATCGATATCCTCAATACGGAATATGTTACCTTTGCCAGAGCACGGGGAGAAACAACCTGGCAAATTTTCAAAAACCATGGTTTCCGCAACTCCATTATTCCGGCTATTTCCATTCAGTTTGCCTATTTCAGTGAATTGTTCGGCGGTTCCGTTCTGGCGGAGCAGGTATTTGCCTATCCAGGGTTGGGCAGCACTCTGACCACCGCCGGCTTAAAAGGAGATCTTCCCCTGCTGCTGGGAATTATTTTAATCGCTTCCTTGTTTGTCTTTATTGGCAATTTTATTGCCGACATCTTAAATACCATTGTCGACCCGCGCATTAAAAGGGGGGAGTTAAGATGCTAG
- a CDS encoding metal ABC transporter substrate-binding protein yields MKRLWSKILVGGLVLFLMAGCSQVQNSSSPNTNDKQTQSEKLSVYTSFYPMYDFAAKIGGDKIAAVNMVPAGMEPHDWEPSAADITGLEKADVFVYNGAGMEHWVEDVLESLQNKALIAVEASKDITLREGHHKHDHEDEHEDEGKEHEEGEDHENEGKQYDPHTWLSPLNAKKQMETIKDALVQADPDNKDYYEANYVKYAADLDGLDKEFKDTLAPLPKKDIIVSHEAFGYLCGAYGLNQIGIEGLAPDSEPDPARMAEVIEFAKEHEVKVIFFEELVSPKVAETIAKATGAKTAVLSPIEGLSDEQQAAGDDYLAVMRQNLEALKAALQ; encoded by the coding sequence ATGAAAAGACTTTGGAGTAAAATCCTAGTTGGAGGCTTGGTTCTGTTCCTGATGGCGGGGTGCAGCCAGGTGCAGAATTCTTCTTCTCCAAATACGAATGATAAGCAAACTCAAAGTGAAAAGCTATCCGTTTATACCAGTTTTTATCCAATGTATGATTTTGCGGCAAAGATCGGCGGGGATAAGATTGCCGCAGTGAATATGGTCCCGGCCGGAATGGAGCCCCATGATTGGGAGCCTTCTGCCGCCGATATTACGGGGCTGGAAAAGGCGGATGTCTTTGTCTATAACGGAGCCGGTATGGAGCATTGGGTGGAGGATGTTCTGGAATCCCTCCAGAATAAAGCCCTGATTGCTGTGGAAGCCTCCAAAGATATTACCCTCAGAGAGGGGCACCATAAACACGACCATGAAGATGAGCATGAAGACGAAGGAAAAGAACATGAAGAAGGGGAGGATCATGAGAACGAAGGAAAGCAATATGACCCCCATACCTGGCTCAGTCCCCTGAATGCCAAAAAGCAGATGGAGACGATTAAGGATGCTCTTGTTCAAGCCGACCCGGACAACAAGGATTATTATGAAGCCAACTATGTAAAGTACGCAGCTGATTTGGATGGGCTGGACAAAGAATTTAAGGATACTCTTGCCCCTCTGCCGAAAAAGGATATTATTGTTTCCCATGAGGCCTTTGGCTATCTGTGCGGGGCTTACGGACTCAATCAGATTGGCATCGAAGGGCTGGCTCCTGATTCCGAACCGGATCCGGCAAGGATGGCTGAGGTGATTGAATTCGCCAAAGAGCATGAGGTTAAGGTTATTTTCTTTGAAGAGCTGGTAAGTCCGAAAGTCGCCGAGACCATTGCCAAAGCTACCGGAGCCAAAACGGCAGTGCTCAGTCCCATTGAAGGGCTTAGTGATGAGCAGCAGGCGGCGGGAGATGATTATCTGGCCGTGATGCGTCAGAATTTGGAGGCGTTGAAAGCGGCATTGCAATAA
- a CDS encoding ABC transporter ATP-binding protein has protein sequence MALSGENLGVCYQKDQWIFKNMNIKVLPGQVLGLSGYSGCGKTTLARVLAGYIHPQTGRVSVDAQPLAPKGFRPVQLIYQHPEKAINPRWKMEDVLTETYTPSQDILDAFGIREDWRKRWPIELSGGELQRFCIVRALNPQTRYIIADEMTTMLDAITQARIWHGFLDICQSRKIGVIVVSHEISLLNRLCDNVIKVGNT, from the coding sequence ATGGCTTTGAGCGGAGAGAATCTGGGGGTTTGTTATCAAAAGGATCAGTGGATTTTTAAGAATATGAACATCAAGGTGCTACCCGGCCAAGTTCTTGGTTTATCCGGATACAGCGGTTGCGGGAAAACGACGTTGGCCAGGGTTTTAGCCGGATATATCCATCCCCAGACCGGCAGGGTAAGCGTGGATGCTCAGCCTTTGGCCCCAAAAGGCTTTCGCCCGGTCCAATTGATCTATCAGCACCCGGAAAAGGCCATCAATCCCCGTTGGAAAATGGAGGATGTCTTAACCGAAACCTATACCCCTTCCCAGGATATTTTGGATGCTTTCGGCATCCGGGAAGATTGGCGGAAGCGCTGGCCTATCGAGCTCTCCGGCGGAGAGTTGCAGCGTTTTTGTATTGTGCGTGCTTTGAACCCACAGACGCGATATATTATTGCCGATGAAATGACCACTATGCTGGACGCTATTACCCAGGCCAGGATTTGGCATGGTTTTCTCGATATTTGCCAAAGCAGAAAGATCGGCGTGATTGTGGTCAGCCATGAGATCAGTCTCCTCAACCGCCTGTGTGACAATGTCATTAAAGTTGGGAATACGTAG
- a CDS encoding ABC transporter permease, translated as MLEQLGRKEDVLLDMGKTGNVRKKIIWMIGFSACLIGLILIFSFILSSDNLRVNNTSKNLMPSLQHLFGTDWLGRDMFTRTMKGLRLSLAVGIFATVISVTVATLLGTAAALFGKKIDELISWLIDLFIGMPHLIFMILICYIVGGGIRGIVIGVAMTHWTSLARVVRAEVLQIKSAEYIQLSQSYGKSAWYIARKHVMPSVFPQIMIGSFLMFPHVILHEAALTFLGFGLSPQTPAVGIILSEAMSHLSTGQWWLILFPGILLILVAKSFDNIGEQLRILLDPTSSNE; from the coding sequence ATGCTAGAGCAATTAGGAAGGAAAGAGGACGTTCTTCTTGATATGGGAAAAACAGGTAATGTGCGCAAAAAGATCATTTGGATGATTGGCTTTTCCGCCTGCCTGATCGGTTTGATCCTTATATTTAGCTTTATTTTAAGCAGCGATAATCTTCGCGTGAACAATACCAGCAAGAACCTTATGCCCAGCTTGCAACATTTGTTTGGCACGGATTGGCTGGGCCGGGATATGTTTACCCGAACCATGAAAGGGCTGCGGCTGTCCCTGGCCGTTGGCATATTTGCTACGGTGATCAGTGTTACTGTGGCCACCCTGCTCGGGACCGCCGCCGCCCTATTCGGCAAAAAAATAGATGAGCTGATTTCCTGGCTCATTGACCTCTTCATCGGTATGCCTCACCTGATCTTCATGATTCTAATCTGTTATATCGTGGGCGGGGGGATACGGGGCATTGTTATCGGCGTCGCCATGACCCACTGGACCTCACTGGCCAGGGTGGTGCGGGCTGAAGTGTTGCAGATAAAGAGTGCGGAATACATCCAACTATCCCAAAGTTATGGTAAGTCCGCCTGGTATATTGCCAGAAAACATGTCATGCCTTCTGTATTTCCGCAAATTATGATTGGCTCGTTCCTAATGTTTCCTCATGTCATCCTGCATGAGGCAGCCCTCACCTTTTTAGGCTTTGGGCTGTCACCCCAAACACCGGCTGTAGGGATTATTCTGTCCGAAGCCATGAGCCATCTTTCTACAGGCCAATGGTGGCTGATCCTGTTCCCGGGAATTCTGTTGATTCTTGTGGCCAAGAGCTTTGATAATATTGGCGAACAACTAAGGATCTTGCTGGACCCGACCAGCTCCAATGAATAG
- a CDS encoding metal ABC transporter ATP-binding protein, translated as MSNIIEIDDLGFSYGNEPVFSKIGFSVYKGDFAAIIGANGAGKSTLLRLILGELVPNAGSVRLFGQDSRRFRNWPKIGYVPQAGQHSNANFPATAEEIVRANLFSQIGLLRFPGKEHRDKVQRALELVGMEGYAKRMIGELSGGQQQRIMLARVLAGDPEIMILDEPTTGVDAQTVQSLYELLARLNQENGLTIVMVTHDISRAANYVSRILCLEEGSLVELGKTQIEEELLHKHKHPGQEFSKEGKGKYECDCHSGI; from the coding sequence ATGTCTAACATAATAGAAATAGATGACTTAGGTTTCAGTTATGGAAATGAGCCGGTTTTTTCAAAAATCGGCTTCTCTGTTTATAAGGGAGATTTTGCCGCGATCATCGGTGCCAACGGTGCCGGCAAAAGCACCCTGCTGCGGCTTATCCTGGGAGAGCTCGTTCCCAATGCAGGCTCTGTCCGTCTGTTCGGTCAGGATAGCCGCCGGTTCAGGAACTGGCCGAAAATCGGTTATGTGCCCCAGGCCGGGCAGCACTCCAACGCCAATTTTCCTGCTACCGCGGAGGAAATTGTCAGGGCTAATCTTTTTTCACAGATCGGGCTGCTCCGGTTCCCCGGGAAAGAGCACCGTGATAAAGTACAGCGGGCTCTTGAGCTGGTGGGTATGGAGGGATACGCCAAGCGCATGATTGGTGAGCTTTCAGGGGGGCAGCAGCAGAGGATTATGCTGGCCAGGGTATTGGCCGGCGACCCGGAAATTATGATTCTTGATGAGCCTACCACTGGAGTGGATGCCCAAACCGTACAATCCCTCTATGAGCTGCTGGCGAGACTTAATCAGGAGAACGGGCTGACCATTGTGATGGTCACCCATGATATCAGCCGGGCGGCCAATTATGTGTCAAGGATTCTCTGTCTGGAAGAAGGCTCCCTTGTGGAACTGGGGAAAACGCAGATCGAAGAGGAGCTTTTGCATAAGCACAAGCACCCTGGGCAGGAATTTTCGAAGGAGGGAAAAGGAAAATATGAGTGTGATTGCCATTCTGGAATATGA
- a CDS encoding response regulator transcription factor: protein MPENSTILVVDDDPEIREIIHILLQREGFAVQEATDADTALARLTPEVDLAILDIMMPEKSGFELCSEIRKTTTIPILFLTAKNQDTDKAEGFTCGGDDYLIKPFSSIELISRVKALLRRYLIYQKQEPASKKELRLGDLYIDLDTGAVSRSGEKIALTSMEYQVFRLLLLNRRKVFSAKEIYEYIWQEPFLPLSNNTIMVHIKNLRRKLEKDLGRPQYIRTVWGKGYYIE, encoded by the coding sequence ATGCCGGAAAACTCAACCATTCTTGTGGTGGACGACGATCCTGAAATACGGGAAATTATTCATATCTTGCTGCAAAGGGAAGGTTTTGCAGTGCAGGAAGCTACCGACGCAGACACCGCCTTGGCAAGGCTTACACCTGAGGTGGATTTGGCTATTCTGGATATTATGATGCCGGAAAAATCCGGGTTTGAGCTATGTTCGGAAATCCGCAAAACCACAACCATCCCCATTTTATTCCTGACCGCCAAAAACCAGGATACGGATAAAGCAGAAGGATTCACCTGCGGCGGCGACGATTACCTTATCAAACCTTTTTCTTCAATTGAATTGATTTCCCGGGTAAAGGCACTGCTGCGCCGCTATCTGATCTACCAAAAGCAAGAGCCTGCCTCTAAAAAAGAACTCAGGCTGGGGGATTTATATATTGATTTAGATACGGGAGCAGTTTCTCGTTCGGGAGAAAAAATCGCCCTGACCAGCATGGAATATCAGGTGTTTCGGCTCTTATTGCTCAACCGCCGCAAGGTTTTTTCCGCTAAGGAAATTTACGAATACATCTGGCAAGAGCCCTTTCTTCCTCTTTCCAATAACACGATCATGGTCCATATTAAAAACTTGAGAAGAAAATTAGAGAAGGATTTAGGGCGTCCCCAGTATATTCGTACTGTTTGGGGAAAGGGGTATTATATTGAATAG